From the Sediminitomix flava genome, one window contains:
- the der gene encoding ribosome biogenesis GTPase Der, whose protein sequence is MANIVAIVGRPNVGKSTLYNRLVGKRDAIMDDHSGVTRDRHYGTGEWTDKRFTVIDTGGYVHGSDDIFEGAIRSQVEMALEEASVILFVVDIYDGLTGLDNDFAKVLRRSKKPVYVVCNKADTTERVQMAGDFYALGMGDVYPVSASNGYGTGELLDAVTSHFEPEPEVEEDHIPKIAIVGRPNAGKSSLVNLLLNKERSIVTDIAGTTRDTVDSHYTAFGKDFVLVDTAGIRKKSKVHEDIEFYSVLRALRAIEDSDICIVVVDATRGLEAQDINIVNLAQKNKKGVVIMMNKWDLVEKETNTARNVEKDIRDRLGSFSYIPIIFTSVLTKQRVLRVMEKAVEIYENKVTKISTSKLNEVMQKEIERYPPPAYRGKYIKIKYITQLPTHNPTFAFFCNFPKHIKDPYKRFLENKMREHFPFEGIPIKLVFRDK, encoded by the coding sequence GATGCAATTATGGATGACCATAGTGGCGTGACCCGAGATCGTCATTATGGCACAGGTGAGTGGACTGATAAACGTTTTACAGTTATAGATACAGGCGGGTACGTTCATGGTTCGGATGATATTTTCGAAGGAGCGATCCGTAGTCAAGTAGAAATGGCTTTGGAAGAAGCCTCTGTCATTTTGTTCGTTGTAGATATTTATGACGGACTTACAGGTTTAGATAATGATTTTGCAAAGGTTCTTCGCCGTTCTAAGAAACCTGTTTATGTAGTATGTAACAAAGCTGATACTACAGAACGTGTACAAATGGCTGGAGACTTTTATGCTTTAGGTATGGGAGATGTTTATCCTGTATCGGCATCAAATGGTTATGGTACAGGTGAGCTTTTGGATGCGGTTACTTCACACTTTGAGCCAGAGCCAGAAGTTGAAGAAGATCACATTCCAAAAATTGCAATTGTAGGACGTCCGAATGCGGGTAAGTCTTCATTGGTAAACTTACTTCTAAATAAAGAAAGAAGTATTGTTACTGATATTGCAGGAACAACTCGTGATACTGTCGATTCTCATTATACGGCTTTCGGAAAGGATTTTGTATTGGTAGATACAGCAGGTATTCGTAAGAAATCTAAAGTACATGAAGATATCGAATTCTATTCTGTTCTACGTGCATTGAGGGCTATTGAAGATTCAGATATCTGTATAGTGGTAGTAGATGCAACACGTGGATTGGAAGCTCAAGATATCAACATTGTAAACCTAGCTCAAAAGAATAAGAAAGGGGTAGTGATTATGATGAACAAATGGGATTTGGTGGAAAAAGAAACCAACACAGCCCGTAATGTAGAAAAAGATATCAGAGATCGATTAGGTTCATTCAGCTATATTCCAATCATTTTTACTTCGGTACTCACGAAACAACGTGTATTGAGAGTAATGGAAAAAGCGGTAGAAATTTATGAAAATAAAGTCACTAAGATTTCTACTTCTAAGCTAAATGAAGTTATGCAGAAAGAAATTGAAAGATATCCTCCACCTGCATACCGTGGTAAATACATCAAGATTAAATATATCACACAACTTCCTACGCATAATCCAACGTTTGCCTTTTTCTGTAACTTCCCGAAACATATTAAGGATCCTTACAAACGTTTTCTGGAAAATAAGATGCGTGAGCACTTCCCATTCGAGGGAATTCCAATCAAATTGGTATTTAGGGACAAATAA